The DNA window caggcacactttaggatccctaaagttgtttaccatcagggtgacaactggaaggaagttactgagcggagaagacgattataactggttattttttgctgtgtgcagtgcgctaatcaacaattgtccatcggttgtgcctttagagtgaacactgtgataggatgctttgaaaattatactttgcagtagttacctgagctgcattgtacctcatttgcctgtcttgagagctttatcttgtgaattttggtgcactgtctgcatggtaatttgagataaagaataaataaatgaatataataatgtattcttgctttactttttatgttgtgctgttgtgttaaaaaggcagatcccctttggactcatgcatgcacagttttcttcattttgtctgcatacacagtgaaatacgcaaaaagaacaagagtgcaatgaagaaaactaacaaagacggcatccaatatggcggcgcgaagagagtatgaacggagttgtgccccttagggctaaagctagccgatccatttgataacgtcacgccgagtaagaagaatgaattggacctatatGTTAATTGTGTTGTCCCGCATATGACTATATATTATATGCTATCGTATAATTATGTTAATTGTGTTGTCCCACATATGACCATAGTATATATGCTACCGTATATGTTAATTGTGCTGTCCCGCATATGACTATATCTTATATGCTATCGTATAATTATGTTAATTGTGTTGTCCCACATATGACCATAGTATAtacgtatatatataaatatatgctACCGTATATGTTGATTGTGTTGTCCCACATGTGTTTTTGATTTTCATACAAACTGGACGTTGTGCACACAGACAAGTGAGCATGGTCTCGGTGTCTTGAGTTTGGATAcattggaacccccttttaagactccctaaatttaagacttcctcctttttaagacgttGATGTTAGATGTtccgttcataacctctgtaaagtgaccattttaagattccctccgttttaagattccctccattttaagacctgattttcacacATTTTTTGAGGTCCTAAGAGAGGGGGTAcgttccactgtacaaaaaaAGATCTTTTGAATGCCAGTCATTTAGCAGAATGGAGGGAATATGATTAACTCactcattttttaatttttttttaataatactcacaaaacaacaaacaatcatGTGACAATCGTGTCGGTAACAATAACCACTTCTGGACGTAGAAAATaaaaacaggacaaaaacaacacaGTCTTCATTAAatctagaaaaaaaaattgtttgacATAAAGACAAACTGACTAAATCGAGAGTAGAAaatcaaaatataaataaaaaggcaaaaaaatCTCTGTACAATTTGCAAACAATATTAAACTCACTCATTGTTAGCGTTGTTAACAGGAGCCCCGTTAACCTGTGATGCGAAGCTGAGTAGGGCGGACAGCTGGGGGTTGAACGACAGCTCCTGGCTGATTGCCGTTTGCACTCTGAAACACACAGCGATATCTGACATGCAATTACAGAGTGGAGAACACGCAAAATAGTCAGATTCCGTTGGTTCGActttggtggtgttgttggtgctTGTGGgaccgatgatgatgatgatgatgatgatgatgatgatgatgatgatgatgatgatgatgaggaggaggaggaggaggatgattaggaggaggaggaagagaaggaggaggattatgaggaggaggaggagaattatgatgatgatgaggaggaggatagCTTAAGGAAGAatggagaaatagagagagagagagagagagagagagagagagagagagagagagagagagagagagagagagagagagagagagagagagagagagagatggagacgtAGCTTCAGGAAGGatggagaaatagagagagacgagtggacagagggagagagaccgaggaacggacagacagacagacagacatacacagagacagaaatagtagagagagggagagagagagacacacacagacacacacacacacacgcacacacacacacacacacacagacacacacacacacacacacacacacacacacacacacacacacacacacacacacacacaggcagcgacATGGACACATACAACATCGATCCCAAGCCAAAAGTGTATAACGCAACTCTACGTACGGTAAGTGTGAGTACTCACTGTTGCGGCAGAGAGGTGTTGGCCACCCTGTCTAGCAGGGGGGTAAAGACGGGGGGTGTGCAGATGTTGGCGGTGAAGGAGGGAGAGCTTGGAGTGGTGGGCAGGTTTGGGAAGGTGGGAGGGGCGCGCGTGCTGAACCCAGGGAAGTTGTTAAAGGGGTTCCCGCCTGCACCACCCccagcaccagcaccagcaccacCGCCACCGTTGTTGAAGCCGGGAGGGAAGCCAGGGAAGTTAGGGTTGTTTCCGTTACCCCCGGATCCACCCCCGGTTCCACCCACGGCTCCACCAAATCCACCAAAGCCCGGAAAACCTCCGGGGTTACCCGCTCCTGTGTTTCCTCCCCCTGTGTTCCCAGCGCCTGTGTTTCCCCCGGGGTTGTTTCCACCAATGGTGCTACCTCCGCCGGTGTTGCTACCGCCATTGGGGAAGCCGCCGGTGTTGCTACCGCCATTGGGGAAGCCGCCGGTGTTGCTACCGCCATTGGGGAACCCACCGGTGTTACTGCCGCCGTTGGGGAAACCGCCGGTGTTACTACCGCCGGTGTTACTACCGCCATTGGGGAAACCGCCGGTTCCTCCGCTGATTGGAGGGAACCCACTATTGCCGTTGATCGGGGGGAACCCGCCTGACCCAAACCCGCCTCCGTTGTTGGATGGGGGGCGAGGGGTGGGGAAGCTCGGGAAGGAGGGGAACCCTCCTGCTGCTCCTCCGGCACCGTTGCCGCCGAACCCCCCAGTGGGGATGCCGAAACCTCCTCCaactcctcctgctcctcctccccCTGCGTTGCCAGAAGCACCCCCTAAGCCGCCTCCGATGTTACCGAAAGCGTTGTTGGCGAAGTCCGGGGAATTGTTGCCACCGAAGTTGAAGAGGGATGGAAAGTTGAAGCTGTTTGCCCCGAAGAAGCCTGGACTGGCGGtggtgggggggagggtggggccGGGGGTGAAGGGGCCCACGGTGGGGGGCGGGGTGCCCCCAGCGATGTTGTCGGGGATGTTGACTATTCCGGTGTTATCGCTGACCTGGCGTTTGACTCGGCTGTTGGCGTTGTCGCTGCTGGTCTTGGTGTCGCTGTCGCTGCAGTGACACGCCACCGCCAGGAGGCTCAGGCACACGGCTTTGGCGAACAGGGCCTGGGGACACAGAATTAGAACATTTACTTAATTGTACATGTTGTTGTTTCttatgtgtacacacacacacacacacacacacacacacacacacacacacacacacacacacacacacacacacacacacaaacagatctCGACCATGCTTGATGGGCCATTCAAAAATGCCATTGCGCATATAATCATATCTCAGCAACAGAGCTTTAACAGACAGGGCTTTGCACAAACATAACCCATTGACAAGTTAATGTACAAGATCTCTGGGTTGTTCACTTTGCTTGATAAATAATTTCCAAAATGCCATTCCGCATTCCATCTAAGCTTATTTAAATGTACTCTGTTTGTCGCTCACACACTCTTCCTGTTCTTTTGGCATGTTATGTCAGAATATTTTGAATCACTTGTttgcacagacagaaagatttGCTTCGTTTCCTCCTCATTCTCTTATTTCTTGTTCTCACGACAGGTGCTCCTTGTCTTTCTGTAAGGCCGTCCTCAATTGAGCTCTAAGTTGACTTCGCGGAAGAAAAAGAAGGTATAAGAAAAGCTGGATAAAAATGTAAACCAGTGAAAGATTAGTAGTTCTTTCACAGTTTACTAGTTAGCTGCTCTGAGAAACTTCTATATCAACTCAAGGGGAAGAACTGTGGCTGTTCTAAAATATTTGATGAtttgaattacttcccttgtttggtTCCAATTCGTTTTTtaccattttgttttgtaaggTCTAAAGTTGTATTATTGTTTAGTTATGCTTTACTTGTACTATTTAGTAATGATTTAATGATGTTTTAGAATATTATTATTAGAAAATTTGTTTTAGTTTAAGAGTATAGACATGTCTTGGATCCCAGTTTTTAATAACCAGGAATGTTATAGTTTATAGTTTTTGGGAACTTTAAAAATATATTTAGTGTTTAGAAATTATTTGAAAGATgcttaattgaagcttggtaattTTAGTGAATATTTggaaatgttgttttatttgttaagaGGTAAACTGTTCTAAATTAATAATTACCTTTGGGTTTCTACAAGACTTGAATCTTCCTTTCCTTGAGAATCTGACTGAACCAGCTGATCCAGCCCAAATTTGTCCTGAATTATAAAACGTTTTATTCCTAAACCAGGTAAGAAATGGCTTAAATATTAAGTTAGTTTGTTTCTAATATGTATTGTGTACTGTTTTGAAAAGTTATATGAGGTGGCACTTTTTATTCTTGAAGGATTCTTGGGATTGAAATTAATTATGAGATTCTGGGAAAGATGCCAGAAAGACCATGTGGTGTCTGAGCAAAGTGATGGTATGAAGTTGTAGAAGAAATGAATTGTGACATGATAGGTTAGTGTTTTTACTATAATGTTTTGATTATACAAGATGTCTTTTTATGTATCAGTTGTGAGTAATagttgattattattttagGACTATATTTGATAAAATTTGATTTTCCTTTGTTGCATGATTTACTTACATGGTGCCTGGCCATGTGGTTTTCCTAAAAGTTTCAAGacgttgtttgttcttgttttgaggcATAGAAATGATAAGTGTTAACAACTTATTCATTTCTGCAATTAATTCAAGTTGATTTGTCATTAATTTGGGTATTGCATAACTGTTGTTGTGCGGAGCACAGGAAGACTGAAGTATTTGTTTTGTGTGGATTGTTCATGGTTGTAAGAAATGGAACATAGGCACTGTATTGAGATAAGAGGGATCACCACGCGAACTGAGATTAAGTCTGCACAGTTGTTTTGTTAACTGTCGGCTTTATGAGAGATGTAATTTCGAGTGTGCACTGCAACTGGTTACATCAAGAATAATTTGAGACATCAAGTGAATGTCTTAGGTTTTCTGTAAGGGTGATTATGCTTATAGCTAATCACTAAATGGATGAAGTATAGTTTTGATTGACTCTGCTTGTAGCTGTGTCTGATATAGTCTTAACATAACTTCTATCTATTATGGAGGAATCATTGTTATCACAGACAAGTGGGGCTGTGGTTTAGACAATATTTCTGATTGGGTTGGATTCCATATATCATGTATTACATGATATGATATTCCTAGTGTATTCCATTCTTCAGTCATGACAATAACATTGTATTGTTTACGTATTGTGTTGTATCATGTGttatgttctttttgttttgttctatgGTGTATAAAAAAGTGTTCTAGTGAAACTGAAATTTTATCTTGATGATTGTTGAATTATACTTATgctgtgttgttttattttccaggggtaacctttttgttgttgatcatcGATCAGCAAGCGTTTGATTCACGATGGATATTTTTTGGTCTAGTGGACCCCTGGTTGTGTCTGGTTTTTGATGAGAGAGTTTTAGATTTTTAGAGAGGAGATTTTGTATTTTTGAAACTAAGTAATTTAAACAGAAgaacttttatattttgtcgGTTGAACATATGATTGTAATCTGAAAACTGATTTAAAGGAAATGCTTTATCCAAAATAAATTTCTTAGAACACTacctcattttttgtttgtttattgtgaaagcaAGATTGTACCTCACCCCGAATCCTCCCTTTAACCCTGCTAACACTGAAATAAAATATGTATTAGCAGTAGGTTTACATTTTGGCGCCCAATAAGGGACTGAGGTTTTTTTGTTTCACAGAAAATTTTCAACTTAGTACATAAAAAAATAGAGAAAGGAAAAAGAAGTTATACAGTAGTAAGAAGAAGGAAAATTTTTGGATTTTTTGTaggacatattttttttaatttgtaacaCGCGGTACACAACCAGGGTGATACAGATTTAAAAAGATGGCTCGTGAGACGGCCCCAACCGCTGACGAGATGGCGGAGTTGCGGGACCAGGTCAAGGAGATGGCCAATGAGCTGGGGCGTCAGAAGGAGGAGGCCATCAAGCAGAAGCAAGAGGCGACTGACGCCGCCACAGCCGAGCTGAACGACCTGCGAGAGCGACTGGCTGGCGTCACAGAGGAACTGGGTCGTCAACGCCAGCAACCCATCACGGTCCAAGTGGACAACCCTCCCCAGCCTCAGAGGTTGAAGACTTTCACCGGCCTTGCCCCCGCTGGAGGGAACGAGTGTGATTTTAGGGCTTGGGCTCAGCAGATGGAATCATTTCTGCTGACACCCGACCTCAAGCCTTGCGACTCCCGCATCTTGGCCAGCTTGAGGGGAGTGGCCTTCAACGCCGTGAAGGAACTGACCACCAACGCGGACATTATTTCTAAAATCCGTAGTCTTTTTGGGTGTGTGGAGGACACTGAGGCCCAGCTCCTTGCCTTTGCCAGCAGAAGGCTCAAACCAAAAGAGAAGGCAGCTGATTTTCTGCTTCAGCTTTGGGGGGAGCTGCTGGAGATCAACACGATGGCCAAGCTCGGAAAAGAAGAACTCCAGACGAAACTCTACAGAACCTTCTGTACGGGTTTACAGTCGACCCTGCCTCTGCTGGCCCTGGAGATGCGCAACAAATT is part of the Littorina saxatilis isolate snail1 linkage group LG6, US_GU_Lsax_2.0, whole genome shotgun sequence genome and encodes:
- the LOC138969284 gene encoding uncharacterized transmembrane protein DDB_G0289901-like, which translates into the protein MKALFAKAVCLSLLAVACHCSDSDTKTSSDNANSRVKRQVSDNTGIVNIPDNIAGGTPPPTVGPFTPGPTLPPTTASPGFFGANSFNFPSLFNFGGNNSPDFANNAFGNIGGGLGGASGNAGGGGAGGVGGGFGIPTGGFGGNGAGGAAGGFPSFPSFPTPRPPSNNGGGFGSGGFPPINGNSGFPPISGGTGGFPNGGSNTGGSNTGGFPNGGSNTGGFPNGGSNTGGFPNGGSNTGGFPNGGSNTGGGSTIGGNNPGGNTGAGNTGGGNTGAGNPGGFPGFGGFGGAVGGTGGGSGGNGNNPNFPGFPPGFNNGGGGAGAGAGGGAGGNPFNNFPGFSTRAPPTFPNLPTTPSSPSFTANICTPPVFTPLLDRVANTSLPQQVQTAISQELSFNPQLSALLSFASQVNGAPVNNANNEESDLGCPTSKQRATVFQRYGSSCWILQGQQQPYYYATCKCNQCLSPTGFQQPPGSACEPYVQPTALFAYCENGLNDQNKITQERVALPVTCRCRHAAPSATQTPPTNTGSGGFGGSGGQAFPTSATASPPISGVPGGEAVVRI